One Callospermophilus lateralis isolate mCalLat2 chromosome 6, mCalLat2.hap1, whole genome shotgun sequence genomic region harbors:
- the LOC143401845 gene encoding gap junction alpha-1 protein-like has translation MADWSFLSKLLDKVQGHSNSGGKVWLYVLFIFRILILKTAIESVWGDEQSAFSCNTQQPGCQNVCYDKSFPISHVRFWVLQIIFVSTPPLLYLAHVIYLMHKEEKPNKKVDETDEYKVEMQKKDIEIEDKCDITENDQMKREGSLKITYIMSIFFKCVFEVAFLLIQWYIYGFSLSAVYTCRRDPCPHQVDCFLSRPTEKTIFIIFMLVVSLVSLALNIIELFCFYFDRPSTYSKLKKCSSPTAPRSPMSPPVEKAVTGDRNNSSYPICNKQASGQNKANDSTEQNPMGQAGSTIFNSHNQTFYFPNDNSNSKEITAGHDPQPPSRVDQEPSSRATFHAGRRLWPGGLKV, from the coding sequence ATGGCTGACTGGAGTTTCTTAAGCAAACTCCTTGACAAGGTCCAAGGCCACTCCAATTCTGGAGGGAAGGTGTGGTTGTATGTTCTCTTCATTTTTCGAATCCTGATACTGAAGACAGCAATTGAGTCAGTTTGGGGTGATGAGCAGTCTGCCTTTAGTTGTAACACCCAACAACCTGGTTGTCAAAACGTCTGCTATGACAAGTCTTTCCCAATCTCTCACGTGCGCTTCTGGGTCCTGCAGATCATATTTGTGTCCACACCCCCACTTTTGTACCTGGCTCATGTGATCTATTTGATGCACAAAGAAGAGAAACCGAACAAGAAAGTTGATGAAACTGATGAGTACAAGGTAGAAATGCAGAAGAAGGATATTGAAATAGAGGACAAGTGTGACATTACGGAGAATGATCAAATGAAAAGGGAAGGAAGTCTGAAGATCACCTACATCATGAGTATTTTCTTCAAGTGTGTCTTTGAGGTGGCCTTCTTACTGATTCAGTGGTACATCTATGGATTCAGCTTGAGTGCTGTCTACACTTGCAGAAGAGATCCCTGCCCACATCAAGTGGACTGCTTCCTCTCTCGCCCCACAGAGAAAACCATCTTCATCATCTTCATGCTGGTGGTGTCCTTAGTGTCTCTTGCCTTAAATATCATTGAACTATTCTGTTTCTACTTTGACAGACCCTCAACGTATTCCAAGTTGAAAAAATGCTCCTCACCAACTGCTCCCCGGTCACCTATGTCTCCTCCTGTGGAAAAGGCAGTCACTGGTGACAGAAACAATTCTTCATACCCCATTTGTAACAAGCAAGCAAGTGGACAAAACAAGGCTAATGATAGCACAGAACAAAACCCAATGGGGCAGGCAGGAAGCACCATCTTTAACTCCCACAACCAGACTTTTTATTTCCCCAATGACAACTCGAATTCTAAAGAAATCACTGCTGGACATGACCCACAGCCACCATCCAGAGTGGACCAGGAACCTTCAAGCAGAGCCACCTTCCACGCTGGCAGGCGACTTTGGCCTGGTGGCTTGAAGGTCTAG